The following coding sequences lie in one Alloacidobacterium dinghuense genomic window:
- a CDS encoding carbohydrate porin, which produces MLPPLLSWGQPSQTKPPAPVKQETDELKQQLDVDAAALSKIPADPLVRPDPLAPIFQPVDKLSDRLVQSARLKFGATYTFLNQYATIVPDGTARHNQLSGRLDFTGAWSVYDHGSSAGSMSLLVRSGTNIGVSQQFNLSDSIGSGLYLNCLQGGGPQEPITLNVLYWRQDFFAKRLSFYVGKIHPNEFVTLSMFNNDERTQFLNGANDGNLAVAYDGTYAAGGAVEFQATRHIYIHAIAVDTEGAQQRNIETLVDRKFAEDVELGWRSGSLGEQYRHIRVGIWRDDTKNNGSGYGGGIGFDHEFENGLVPFGRFALGTSTGTAIKQVEGIGLARVRPFGRRGDLFAMAFNYSEPSNGKHHESLFESFYRLRLTQSINIGPDLEVSIHPTYATKAYSTTLLGARMEIIF; this is translated from the coding sequence ATGCTGCCCCCGCTCCTCAGTTGGGGCCAACCATCTCAAACCAAGCCGCCTGCTCCAGTGAAGCAAGAAACCGACGAGTTGAAGCAGCAGCTCGACGTAGACGCGGCCGCATTGTCGAAGATACCTGCCGATCCGCTTGTCCGGCCCGATCCTCTGGCGCCGATCTTTCAACCGGTCGATAAGCTCAGCGATCGTCTTGTTCAATCGGCGCGCTTGAAGTTCGGGGCTACGTATACGTTTCTGAATCAGTACGCGACTATCGTGCCCGATGGTACTGCAAGACACAATCAACTCAGCGGACGCCTCGATTTTACCGGGGCCTGGAGTGTGTACGATCACGGAAGCAGCGCCGGATCCATGAGCCTGCTCGTGCGCTCCGGCACAAATATCGGCGTCAGTCAGCAATTCAACCTGAGCGACAGCATTGGCTCAGGACTCTATCTGAACTGTCTGCAAGGAGGCGGTCCCCAGGAGCCGATCACACTGAACGTTCTCTACTGGCGCCAGGATTTCTTCGCGAAGAGACTTTCGTTTTATGTGGGCAAGATCCATCCCAATGAGTTTGTCACTCTCAGCATGTTCAACAACGACGAACGAACACAGTTCCTGAATGGGGCGAACGATGGCAACCTGGCGGTCGCCTACGATGGAACCTATGCCGCCGGCGGCGCGGTTGAATTCCAGGCTACCCGGCATATTTACATTCACGCGATCGCCGTGGACACGGAGGGCGCGCAACAGAGAAACATCGAAACGCTCGTCGACCGAAAATTTGCGGAGGATGTTGAACTGGGGTGGAGATCAGGATCGCTGGGTGAACAGTACCGGCATATTCGAGTTGGCATTTGGCGAGACGATACGAAGAACAATGGGAGTGGATATGGAGGCGGCATTGGATTCGACCACGAATTTGAAAATGGCTTGGTTCCGTTCGGAAGGTTTGCCCTCGGCACCAGCACCGGGACCGCCATCAAACAAGTCGAGGGAATCGGCCTGGCTCGTGTGCGTCCATTCGGGCGTCGAGGAGACTTGTTCGCAATGGCGTTTAACTACAGCGAACCGAGCAATGGCAAGCATCACGAAAGCCTGTTCGAGTCGTTTTATCGCCTTCGCCTGACGCAGAGCATAAACATTGGCCCGGATCTTGAAGTCTCCATCCATCCCACCTACGCAACCAAGGCTTACTCTACGACCCTTTTGGGCGCGCGGATGGAGATTATCTTCTAA
- a CDS encoding RcnB family protein, protein MNFIRKAVIYPTLVAILLPGGVAFSQDHHDDHHDNHAYVHHEEWKHGYKMHHEDWDRGERVDYHHYHLQEPPRGYEWREVDGNYVLAAVGTGVIASVVIASESH, encoded by the coding sequence ATGAACTTCATTCGCAAAGCTGTAATTTACCCCACGCTTGTTGCGATCCTGCTTCCCGGCGGAGTTGCCTTTTCGCAGGATCACCATGATGACCACCACGACAACCACGCCTACGTTCACCATGAGGAATGGAAGCACGGCTACAAGATGCACCATGAAGACTGGGACCGCGGCGAACGCGTCGACTACCACCACTATCATCTTCAGGAGCCTCCGCGCGGTTATGAGTGGCGCGAAGTAGACGGCAATTACGTGTTGGCCGCCGTCGGCACCGGAGTCATCGCTTCGGTCGTCATCGCCTCAGAATCACACTAA
- a CDS encoding IS5 family transposase: MRGDEEQQSGMFSYVTMEARIASDHPARQIRSLVDRALQRMDGELGKLYASTGRPSIAPERLLRAQLLMVLYSIRSERQLMEQLNYNLLFRWFVGLEMDDPVWDVTVFTKNRERLISGGVSQQLLLAVVEEARAHQWLSEAHFTVDGTLIQAWASTRSFQPKKEPPQAGSGTGDGGRIRLRDKVESRTDPDARLYRKAAADRSVPSYLGHALMENRSGLVIAAEASLAATDAERRAAIRLLDRGVARPAGGRFTLGADTQYQAAEFIQALRERSVAPHVSEYVHGNLGKNHLTAAERSDPWRSVSQRKRKLIERVFAWSKLHRGLRQVKLRGLERVDWFYRLTIAAYNLVRMRRLIPMQSMAA, translated from the coding sequence ATGCGTGGAGATGAGGAACAACAGAGTGGGATGTTCAGTTACGTAACGATGGAGGCTCGGATTGCATCGGATCATCCGGCGCGTCAGATTCGTTCGTTGGTGGACCGGGCATTGCAGCGGATGGATGGGGAGTTGGGGAAGCTTTATGCGAGCACAGGCCGTCCGTCGATTGCCCCCGAGCGGCTGCTGCGCGCGCAGTTGCTGATGGTGCTGTATTCGATTCGCTCGGAGCGTCAGCTGATGGAGCAGCTGAACTATAACCTGCTGTTTCGCTGGTTTGTCGGCCTGGAGATGGACGATCCGGTGTGGGACGTGACGGTGTTTACCAAGAACCGGGAGCGGCTGATCTCCGGAGGGGTGAGCCAGCAGTTGCTGCTGGCCGTGGTGGAAGAGGCCCGGGCTCACCAGTGGTTGAGCGAAGCGCACTTCACGGTGGATGGGACGCTGATCCAGGCCTGGGCTTCGACGCGCAGTTTCCAGCCGAAGAAGGAGCCGCCGCAAGCGGGCTCGGGAACTGGCGACGGAGGCCGGATTCGGTTGCGCGACAAGGTGGAGTCGAGGACCGATCCGGATGCGCGGCTTTACCGCAAGGCGGCGGCTGACCGCAGTGTTCCCAGTTATCTGGGTCACGCGTTGATGGAAAACCGCAGCGGATTAGTGATCGCAGCCGAAGCCAGTCTGGCCGCGACGGATGCGGAACGGAGGGCGGCGATCAGGCTGCTGGACCGCGGGGTGGCGCGTCCGGCTGGGGGCAGGTTTACGCTGGGGGCCGACACCCAGTATCAGGCAGCGGAGTTTATCCAGGCGCTGCGGGAGCGCTCGGTGGCTCCGCACGTCAGCGAATATGTGCACGGGAACCTGGGCAAGAATCACCTTACGGCGGCGGAGAGGTCCGATCCGTGGCGCTCAGTAAGTCAGCGCAAACGCAAGTTGATCGAGCGGGTCTTCGCCTGGAGCAAGTTGCACCGGGGGCTGCGGCAAGTGAAACTGCGCGGACTGGAGCGCGTGGACTGGTTCTACCGGCTCACCATCGCTGCATACAACCTGGTGCGCATGCGAAGGCTGATTCCGATGCAAAGCATGGCCGCTTAG
- the dnaG gene encoding DNA primase, which yields MASDFAQLVKQQADIVKIIGDHVRLKKAGAQNFSGLCPFHKEKSPSFSVHATRQFFHCFGCGVSGDVFSFIQKIENVSFPESVRFVAQKCGIPLPKREFSSEEEAQESRQRTKLLELHELATAWFEEQLRSPEGALAREYLSGRGLKPDEIQKFRIGYAPDSFHALRERLQSVADQETLRLSGLFSFKEQEDGKPGPLYSRFRKRVSFPIANESGRVIAFTARALEAGEKAGPKYLNSPETPLYSKGNVLFNLDKARQAIRETGFAVLVEGQMDCISVYLAGVKNVIATSGTAFTEAQVRLLSRYATRMIVNFDPDTAGANAAEKSIALLTEEGFEVRVVTLEGGLDPDRYIREHGTQAYMTALRAAKRHSDYLIERARQLFPPTTADAKVKALNFLLPHIRRMPNRITRDEFAADAAQKLGIDSALVREELKQAAAKRRDSLSPVVPAFSEAEKVLLRALACAPSDSACQAAMAGFDANEHHFEGLTVTSVLRKLRHRGAVDPMAAVTDPLEHSLLAQALLAESEAISAEHVTAALDTLRHRHLERRQRELRASITDAERTGDSSSLLKLTAEKLAVDRELRGF from the coding sequence ATGGCCTCCGACTTCGCACAGCTCGTCAAGCAACAGGCCGACATCGTCAAGATCATCGGCGACCACGTGCGTCTGAAAAAGGCCGGAGCCCAGAACTTCAGCGGCCTCTGTCCCTTTCACAAAGAGAAATCGCCATCATTTTCCGTCCACGCCACGCGCCAGTTCTTTCACTGCTTCGGCTGCGGCGTTTCTGGCGACGTCTTCTCCTTCATCCAGAAGATCGAGAACGTCAGCTTCCCCGAGTCGGTCCGATTCGTCGCGCAGAAGTGCGGCATTCCGCTTCCCAAGCGCGAATTCTCGTCGGAGGAAGAAGCGCAGGAAAGTCGGCAGCGAACGAAGCTGCTCGAATTGCATGAACTGGCCACAGCATGGTTTGAAGAGCAATTGCGCTCGCCCGAAGGAGCCTTGGCGCGCGAATATCTCTCCGGCCGCGGCCTGAAACCTGACGAGATCCAGAAGTTCCGCATCGGCTACGCGCCGGATTCGTTCCACGCCCTGCGCGAGCGCCTCCAATCCGTCGCCGATCAGGAAACCCTGCGGCTTTCCGGCCTCTTCTCCTTCAAGGAGCAGGAAGACGGCAAGCCGGGACCGCTCTACTCGCGCTTCCGCAAGCGAGTATCCTTCCCGATCGCAAACGAGTCAGGCCGCGTGATTGCCTTCACCGCGCGCGCTCTCGAAGCAGGCGAAAAAGCCGGACCAAAGTACCTGAATTCTCCCGAAACACCGCTCTATTCAAAAGGAAACGTCCTCTTCAATCTCGACAAGGCGCGGCAAGCCATCCGCGAAACCGGCTTCGCGGTGCTGGTCGAAGGCCAGATGGACTGCATCTCGGTCTATCTCGCTGGAGTGAAGAATGTGATCGCCACCAGCGGAACGGCCTTCACCGAGGCGCAGGTGCGCCTGCTTTCGCGCTACGCAACGCGCATGATCGTCAACTTCGACCCGGACACAGCGGGCGCGAATGCGGCCGAGAAATCCATCGCACTCCTCACTGAAGAAGGCTTCGAGGTGCGCGTGGTAACGCTCGAAGGCGGCCTCGACCCCGACCGCTACATCCGCGAGCACGGCACGCAGGCCTACATGACCGCTCTGCGCGCAGCGAAGCGCCACTCCGACTACCTGATCGAGCGGGCGCGGCAACTCTTTCCGCCCACAACAGCCGACGCGAAGGTGAAGGCGCTGAACTTCCTGCTGCCACACATCCGGCGCATGCCAAACCGCATCACGCGGGACGAATTCGCCGCCGATGCGGCGCAGAAGCTCGGCATAGATTCCGCCCTAGTGCGCGAGGAGCTGAAACAGGCCGCCGCGAAGCGCCGCGATTCGCTATCGCCAGTAGTCCCTGCCTTCAGCGAAGCAGAGAAGGTATTGCTGCGCGCATTGGCCTGCGCGCCGTCCGATTCAGCCTGCCAGGCTGCAATGGCAGGCTTTGACGCGAATGAACACCACTTCGAAGGATTGACAGTCACTTCCGTACTCAGGAAACTCCGGCACCGTGGTGCAGTCGATCCTATGGCCGCCGTCACCGACCCGCTTGAGCACAGTCTACTGGCGCAGGCATTGTTGGCAGAATCTGAGGCGATCAGCGCCGAGCATGTGACGGCGGCCCTCGACACGCTAAGGCACCGCCATCTGGAGCGCCGTCAGCGTGAACTCCGTGCTTCCATCACCGATGCGGAGCGCACAGGAGACTCCAGTTCTCTGCTCAAGCTGACTGCCGAGAAGCTGGCAGTTGACCGGGAGCTTCGCGGATTCTAA
- a CDS encoding NINE protein, with product MTTPWITGNLTDEQKAVFYAQMSAVQKDEVVGVLLALFLGTFGAHHFYLRRNGLGIMYVLFCWTGIPTIASWIECFFMPARVRQFNAEQATMLAASLQYAMPGTGGVPGIVPSKSFVAPACASCGAPLAPGVKFCSRCGTAVTQ from the coding sequence ATGACCACTCCATGGATTACCGGAAATCTGACCGATGAGCAAAAGGCGGTTTTTTACGCCCAGATGTCCGCAGTGCAGAAAGATGAAGTGGTCGGTGTATTGTTGGCGCTGTTCCTTGGTACTTTCGGAGCGCACCATTTTTATCTTCGGCGTAATGGCCTCGGCATTATGTATGTGCTCTTCTGCTGGACTGGTATTCCCACCATCGCCAGCTGGATCGAGTGCTTCTTCATGCCAGCACGTGTGCGCCAATTCAACGCCGAACAGGCGACGATGCTTGCCGCGAGCCTGCAATACGCGATGCCGGGAACTGGCGGCGTGCCGGGCATCGTTCCATCAAAATCCTTCGTTGCTCCCGCTTGTGCTTCCTGCGGAGCGCCCCTGGCGCCTGGAGTGAAATTCTGCAGCCGCTGTGGCACTGCTGTCACTCAATAG
- a CDS encoding AI-2E family transporter, which yields MNGMERGAGAISRNKHGWLGNEPLLVLGLVLLTLYFARDLFIPLAMALTLNFLLAPAVILLERLRLRRLPAVILVVLLASAFIGVVGWVVVRQLLDVASDLPSYRQNIDEKLSSIHAPTAGPVGSAIYGIKLLNQDLFGAKLSQPLPAPESDKTRNTRRTRAAVPTSTAPTQVVVVQPPTSDRAYAQQLLKPIIKPLGMLGMVVIFTIYMLIKREDLRNRLLLLAGMSRLNVMTQALNDAARRISSYLLMNVLVNASYGLVFGIGLFLLHVPNATLWGVLLGILRMVPYAGMIIGGGLPICFAFAVFPGWWTPLFVLLLFIVLEITVSNFIEPWLYGSHTGISALALVTTAMVWTLLWGLPGLILSTPLTVCLIVMGRYVPQMSFLHILLGDEAELAPEAHFYERLLAMDQTEAHHIADKFLDGHRLVDLYDGVVLPALSLAEQDRHKGFLDDTRSTFLFQSATELIAELTDYRSPLPDPYAETEDQTYRGCPVVCIPANDQADEIAGVMLAQLLEQRGHKTMLLPASALTLEIVDRLKEEPGTMICISALPPFAFVHARNLCQRVRDYLPDNRILIGLWGATGDSDILRERFGSGRPDAVATTLAQASLFGRPCEHPFTSVSPALTEAASGRG from the coding sequence ATGAACGGCATGGAACGTGGCGCAGGAGCCATAAGTAGAAATAAACACGGATGGCTCGGCAATGAGCCATTGCTGGTGCTTGGCCTCGTGCTGCTCACGCTTTATTTTGCTCGCGATCTGTTCATTCCGCTCGCCATGGCGCTCACGCTCAACTTCCTGCTGGCACCGGCAGTCATCCTGTTAGAGCGCTTGCGCCTCCGGCGACTGCCTGCGGTGATCCTGGTGGTACTGCTGGCCTCTGCGTTCATTGGGGTAGTTGGCTGGGTTGTGGTTCGACAACTACTGGACGTCGCCAGTGACCTGCCGAGTTACCGCCAGAATATCGACGAGAAGCTGTCCTCGATCCACGCACCGACGGCAGGGCCGGTAGGGAGTGCTATTTACGGGATCAAGCTTCTCAACCAGGATCTATTTGGCGCCAAACTGTCGCAACCTCTTCCAGCCCCTGAATCAGACAAAACTCGAAACACTCGTCGCACTCGTGCAGCAGTGCCCACAAGCACTGCTCCCACGCAGGTCGTAGTTGTTCAGCCGCCGACGAGCGATCGCGCCTATGCTCAGCAACTGCTCAAGCCAATCATCAAACCCCTCGGAATGCTCGGCATGGTGGTGATTTTCACCATTTACATGCTGATCAAGCGCGAAGACCTGCGCAACCGTCTCCTGTTGCTTGCCGGTATGAGCCGTCTGAATGTGATGACTCAGGCGTTAAACGACGCGGCACGACGCATCAGCAGCTATCTGCTAATGAATGTCCTTGTGAATGCCAGCTACGGACTGGTCTTTGGCATCGGCCTGTTTTTGCTCCACGTGCCTAACGCTACGCTCTGGGGTGTCCTGCTTGGCATACTGCGGATGGTTCCTTATGCGGGAATGATCATCGGCGGTGGATTGCCCATTTGTTTCGCATTTGCCGTCTTTCCTGGATGGTGGACGCCGCTGTTTGTCCTGCTTTTGTTCATTGTGCTCGAGATAACAGTAAGCAATTTCATTGAGCCTTGGCTTTACGGCAGTCACACCGGAATCTCGGCGCTGGCGCTGGTCACAACTGCCATGGTCTGGACCCTGCTGTGGGGATTGCCCGGCTTAATACTCTCGACACCTCTCACAGTTTGTCTGATCGTAATGGGGCGATATGTCCCGCAGATGTCGTTCCTTCATATTCTGTTGGGCGATGAAGCAGAACTTGCGCCGGAAGCGCATTTCTACGAGCGACTGCTCGCTATGGACCAGACGGAGGCTCACCACATAGCCGATAAGTTTCTCGATGGTCACAGACTCGTCGATCTGTATGACGGCGTGGTGTTGCCGGCGCTAAGCCTTGCCGAACAAGATCGGCACAAGGGTTTTCTGGATGATACGCGCAGCACATTTCTCTTCCAGAGCGCTACGGAATTGATTGCTGAGCTAACGGACTACCGCTCGCCCCTGCCTGATCCGTATGCCGAAACGGAAGATCAAACCTATCGAGGGTGTCCGGTAGTTTGTATCCCGGCTAACGATCAGGCAGACGAGATTGCCGGGGTTATGCTCGCACAACTGCTCGAGCAACGCGGGCACAAAACGATGTTGCTACCGGCCTCTGCCCTCACTCTGGAAATTGTGGATCGCTTGAAGGAAGAACCTGGCACAATGATCTGCATCTCAGCCTTGCCGCCATTTGCATTCGTGCATGCGCGAAATTTGTGCCAGCGGGTTCGCGATTATCTGCCTGACAACCGCATCTTGATCGGCCTGTGGGGTGCGACTGGCGATTCCGATATATTGCGCGAGCGATTTGGCAGCGGTCGTCCTGATGCTGTCGCGACTACATTGGCGCAGGCAAGTCTGTTTGGCCGCCCCTGTGAGCATCCATTTACTAGTGTCTCGCCAGCATTAACAGAAGCTGCTTCAGGCCGTGGATGA
- the alr gene encoding alanine racemase, producing the protein MMPTRPVWAEISRSGLLNNWKLLRSAVHNEADVMAVVKADAYGHNAVACAPLLERAGAKWFGVTCVTEAVALRKVCPDARILVMSGLWGGEAGAIIEHRLAPQVWEPFHFDLLEKAALALGLGPRSVAIHLEIDTGMSRQGVRSFDELEKLLARCSAESPILVEGVMTHFSAPEVLEPDETQSQIARFTTALDVVAKQGHHPVWIHAGNSATAFVPQHLETLKKLAQKHSARLMLRPGLALYGYSPRFTPHSRDAMNRELKPVLAWKTRIVSIRTIEAGESAGYNMTFRASRRTTLALIPVGYADGLNRLLSNCGSALVRGKKVPIAGRVSMDQTILDVTDIPQVEIGDEVVLIGEQGGECITAYDLADATGTIPYEVTCAINARVPRLLVD; encoded by the coding sequence ATGATGCCAACTCGTCCTGTCTGGGCGGAGATTTCCCGCTCGGGTCTTCTGAACAACTGGAAATTGCTGAGGAGTGCGGTTCACAACGAAGCCGATGTAATGGCCGTCGTTAAGGCAGACGCATATGGGCATAACGCCGTCGCCTGCGCGCCACTACTGGAGCGCGCCGGAGCGAAATGGTTTGGTGTGACCTGTGTCACGGAAGCGGTCGCGTTGCGCAAGGTTTGTCCCGATGCGCGCATTCTGGTCATGTCGGGATTGTGGGGTGGGGAGGCAGGCGCGATTATTGAACATCGGCTTGCGCCGCAGGTATGGGAGCCATTCCATTTCGACTTGCTTGAAAAGGCGGCCCTTGCCTTAGGACTTGGACCGCGGTCCGTTGCAATTCATCTTGAGATCGACACTGGCATGTCGCGACAGGGTGTGCGTTCGTTTGACGAGTTAGAGAAATTGCTAGCTCGTTGTAGCGCAGAGTCGCCGATTCTTGTGGAGGGCGTTATGACGCATTTCAGTGCGCCTGAAGTGCTCGAACCCGATGAGACGCAGTCGCAAATCGCTCGTTTCACAACCGCACTCGACGTGGTTGCAAAACAAGGCCACCATCCAGTTTGGATTCACGCGGGTAACTCGGCGACAGCGTTCGTTCCGCAGCATCTTGAAACTCTCAAAAAACTCGCGCAGAAGCATTCCGCGCGGTTGATGCTCCGGCCCGGGCTCGCGCTCTACGGCTACTCACCGCGATTCACGCCGCACTCACGCGATGCTATGAATCGCGAACTCAAGCCAGTGCTTGCATGGAAAACCCGCATTGTTTCGATTCGAACGATTGAGGCGGGCGAGAGCGCCGGATACAACATGACTTTTCGCGCCTCGCGACGCACGACGCTCGCGCTCATTCCAGTGGGCTATGCGGATGGCCTCAATCGTTTGCTCTCGAATTGCGGGAGCGCACTTGTGCGAGGAAAGAAAGTGCCGATTGCCGGACGTGTATCGATGGATCAGACGATCCTCGATGTGACCGATATTCCTCAGGTTGAAATCGGTGACGAGGTGGTGCTGATCGGCGAGCAGGGAGGCGAGTGTATAACCGCATATGACCTTGCCGATGCCACGGGCACGATCCCTTATGAGGTCACCTGCGCCATCAACGCGCGTGTGCCACGCCTTCTGGTTGATTAA
- a CDS encoding alpha/beta fold hydrolase, translating into MLGKWYARWMFAWETALTTRDENRVVRPIEWGFEWLDDFLREHGVGSASHAPVDAKVAQEWMIALNETIVRASDSFFSYEQPCDYRLEDRHPQLFPTNVRPETLAQDAKFKALAADGKLKTAQFLRFTSPVRTPYPENDLVNARWYPAPEEKQAGKPKQAMIVMPQWNADAFSHNALCSLFNRFGISALRLSKPYHDIRRPAELERSDYAVSSNIGRTIAACRQAVVDIRCCLDWLESQGYEQFGILGTSLGSCYAFIASAHDPRLRVNAFNHASTSFGDVVWTGQSTRHIREAFEEAGMTQQKLQKLWASISPVSYMERFASHSKKVLVVHATYDLTFLREYSLEVLRSFSELGVDFVSKVLPCGHYTTGETPYKFIDGWYLGSFVYSAFKQLAAEPSRQNPVLESVRDEELLSR; encoded by the coding sequence ATGCTTGGCAAGTGGTATGCGCGCTGGATGTTCGCTTGGGAGACGGCGCTGACAACGCGCGATGAAAACCGGGTCGTTCGACCGATTGAATGGGGTTTTGAGTGGCTGGATGACTTCCTGCGCGAACATGGCGTGGGAAGTGCGTCGCATGCACCGGTCGATGCGAAGGTAGCCCAGGAATGGATGATCGCGCTGAATGAGACAATCGTTCGCGCGAGTGACAGCTTCTTCAGTTACGAGCAACCTTGCGATTATCGGCTCGAAGACCGTCATCCACAGTTGTTCCCGACGAACGTGCGTCCGGAAACTTTGGCGCAGGATGCTAAGTTCAAAGCCCTGGCTGCGGACGGCAAGCTGAAGACCGCTCAGTTCCTGCGATTCACATCGCCAGTCAGGACGCCTTATCCGGAGAACGATCTGGTGAATGCACGATGGTATCCGGCGCCTGAAGAGAAGCAAGCCGGGAAACCGAAGCAAGCGATGATTGTGATGCCGCAATGGAACGCGGATGCCTTCAGTCACAACGCTCTCTGCTCGCTGTTCAATCGCTTTGGCATTTCGGCGCTGCGTTTAAGCAAGCCTTATCACGATATTCGCCGTCCAGCGGAGTTGGAACGCTCAGACTATGCCGTCAGCTCCAACATTGGCCGCACCATAGCGGCGTGCCGTCAGGCCGTGGTCGATATTCGCTGCTGTCTGGATTGGCTCGAGTCGCAGGGCTATGAGCAGTTCGGAATACTGGGAACGAGTCTCGGATCGTGCTATGCGTTCATTGCGAGCGCACACGATCCGCGCTTGCGTGTGAACGCCTTTAACCACGCTTCAACTTCATTTGGCGACGTAGTCTGGACAGGGCAGAGTACCCGGCACATCCGCGAGGCTTTCGAAGAAGCGGGCATGACACAGCAGAAACTCCAGAAGCTGTGGGCTTCGATCAGTCCTGTTTCGTACATGGAACGCTTCGCTTCTCATTCCAAGAAGGTCCTTGTCGTTCACGCGACATATGACCTGACTTTTCTGCGCGAATATTCTCTCGAAGTGCTTCGCAGCTTTTCTGAACTTGGCGTAGATTTTGTCTCAAAGGTTCTGCCCTGCGGTCACTACACCACGGGCGAGACTCCTTACAAGTTCATCGATGGCTGGTATCTTGGCTCATTCGTTTACTCAGCTTTCAAGCAGCTTGCCGCCGAGCCTTCCCGGCAAAATCCCGTGCTTGAGAGTGTCCGAGACGAAGAGTTGTTGTCGCGCTGA
- a CDS encoding M23 family metallopeptidase produces the protein MRLFCAFLMVIVSFWQPLRASALGDEIYKSVHWDPAQLASGSPCLLTVEFQSPPASFQGEWFGHQVSFFPSRSRTVWYALAGVDVETTAGTYKLTLHATMPDGKSVDATRDITIASAHYKQVELHVAENFVEPDAAALKRIAEDSEIKHQAFAKSAPEPLWRGGFLLPVQSPATDSFGTRRLFNGKLASIHRGMDFRAASGTAVHAANSGRVILARSLFYEGNCVVIDHGQQFMTIYMHLSKIKVSEGQNVHAYQLLGLSGSTGRATGPHLHFAVRWQSAYLDPAILFKMKLPPTP, from the coding sequence ATGCGACTCTTTTGTGCTTTCTTGATGGTAATTGTCTCGTTCTGGCAACCTCTGCGTGCGTCGGCGCTGGGCGATGAAATTTACAAGAGCGTTCATTGGGATCCCGCGCAGCTTGCCAGCGGCTCTCCGTGCCTGCTGACTGTGGAATTCCAGAGTCCTCCCGCTAGCTTTCAAGGCGAGTGGTTTGGTCACCAGGTCAGCTTCTTTCCATCACGGAGCAGGACCGTCTGGTACGCTCTTGCCGGAGTGGACGTCGAGACCACTGCCGGGACTTACAAGCTGACGCTTCACGCGACCATGCCGGACGGCAAGAGCGTGGATGCCACGCGCGACATCACCATCGCATCCGCGCATTACAAGCAAGTTGAGCTTCACGTTGCGGAGAACTTTGTGGAACCGGATGCGGCGGCCCTCAAGCGCATCGCTGAGGACAGCGAGATCAAGCATCAGGCCTTTGCGAAGAGCGCACCTGAGCCATTGTGGCGAGGAGGATTTCTGCTTCCGGTTCAATCGCCCGCAACCGATTCATTTGGAACGCGACGCCTCTTTAATGGCAAACTGGCCAGCATTCATCGCGGCATGGATTTTCGCGCTGCCTCCGGAACAGCGGTGCATGCGGCCAACTCAGGAAGAGTGATTCTTGCCCGCAGTCTCTTTTACGAAGGCAATTGTGTCGTCATCGATCACGGCCAGCAATTCATGACGATCTATATGCATCTCTCAAAGATCAAAGTCTCTGAGGGGCAAAATGTGCATGCATACCAGTTGCTGGGGCTGAGTGGCTCTACCGGTCGAGCTACTGGACCGCACTTACATTTCGCTGTGCGCTGGCAGAGCGCATACCTGGATCCTGCGATTCTTTTCAAGATGAAGCTGCCGCCGACACCATAA